Proteins co-encoded in one Marmota flaviventris isolate mMarFla1 chromosome 9, mMarFla1.hap1, whole genome shotgun sequence genomic window:
- the Hyls1 gene encoding centriolar and ciliogenesis-associated protein HYLS1, with the protein MAEKRQSYSVGEAMEELVGPHGQKWANMDPEERMLAAATAFTHICAGQGEGDVRREVQCSQYDPYSKASVTPGKRPAFPVQLHYSQIESHATSETVSEASQRLRKPVMKRKVLRRKPGGEVLVTDESIISESESGGETDLDLWDLRQRLMNLQFQEDRESSVDTSQNVNLPHEYQGISQDQLICYLQREEMGPPAYEQDLIVASRPKSFILPRLDQLNRNRGKIDRVARYFEYKRDWDLMRLPGEDHRKELRWGVREHMLSQAEPQSKPQHVYVPNNYLVPTEKKRSALRWGVRCDLANGVMPRKLPFPLSPS; encoded by the coding sequence ACAGTCCTACAGTGTAGGGGAAGCAATGGAGGAACTTGTAGGACCACATGGACAAAAATGGGCAAATATGGATCCAGAAGAACGAATGTTAGCAGCTGCTACCGCATTTACCCATATCTGtgcagggcagggggagggagatGTCAGGAGAGAAGTCCAATGTAGCCAGTACGATCCCTACAGTAAAGCTTCAGTAACCCCAGGGAAGCGACCTGCTTTTCCTGTACAACTGCATTACTCACAGATAGAAAGTCATGCCACATCAGAAACGGTCTCAGAGGCTTCCCAAAGACTCCGAAAGCCAGTAATGAAGAGAAAGGTGCTTCGTAGAAAGCCAGGAGGAGAAGTATTAGTGACAGATGAGTCAATTATCAGTGAATCAGAATCTGGTGGAGAAACTGATCTGGATCTCTGGGACTTAAGACAAAGGTTGATGAATCTGCAGTTCCAGGAAGACAGGGAATCCTCAGTTGATACTTCACAAAATGTTAATCTACCACATGAGTACCAAGGAATTTCACAAGATCAGCTCATTTGTTATCTTCAAAGAGAAGAAATGGGCCCTCCAGCTTATGAACAAGATCTGATTGTTGCCAGCAGACCCAAGTCCTTTATTCTCCCAAGGCTGGACCAGTTAAACCGAAACCGGGGTAAGATAGACCGGGTAGCCCGATATTTTGAGTACAAAAGAGACTGGGACTTAATGCGGTTACCTGGTGAAGATCATAGGAAGGAGTTACGCTGGGGTGTCCGAGAACACATGCTTTCCCAAGCAGAACCCCAATCCAAGCCTCAGCATGTATATGTTCCAAACAATTACCTAGTACCAACTGAGAAGAAAAGATCTGCCCTTCGTTGGGGTGTTCGCTGTGACCTTGCAAATGGTGTCATGCCCAGGAagcttcccttccctctttctccttcttaa